A region of Rhodoferax potami DNA encodes the following proteins:
- a CDS encoding PLP-dependent aminotransferase family protein: MLFADRLNNVETSAIRELFKLLGKPGIISFAGGFPDPALFDVEGIRESTDAVLKNNPGPVLQYGATEGYQPLREGISRHMAGKGATVAPDGLIVTTGSQQALDLIGKTMISPGDKVIMEAPTFLATIQCFRLYGAQVIGAPIDAHGVDVDKLEALIEEHKPKLVYLIPSFGNPSGAMLSLERRKRILEIAARTQTLVVEDDPYGELFFDQAPPPSLLALSDSVPGSREWLAHCGSFSKVLSPGLRVGWLIAPPALLGRATMCKQFSDAHTSNLTQATAAHYLTLNRLPTALAAVRATYAERARVMAARLQAELGDAIAFDAPQGGMFFWARLTGANGKPTHAGDFAKRAIDKLVAFVPGAPFYAHDPDMTTLRLSFATADVAKIEEGIARLGQAL, encoded by the coding sequence ATGCTATTCGCTGATCGCCTGAACAATGTCGAAACGTCTGCCATCCGCGAGCTTTTCAAGCTCCTGGGCAAGCCCGGCATCATCAGTTTTGCCGGTGGTTTTCCGGACCCCGCGTTGTTTGATGTGGAGGGTATTCGCGAGTCCACCGACGCGGTGTTGAAAAACAACCCCGGCCCTGTTTTGCAATACGGAGCTACCGAAGGCTACCAACCGCTGCGCGAAGGCATCAGCCGGCACATGGCCGGCAAAGGCGCCACCGTTGCGCCGGATGGCTTGATCGTTACCACCGGCAGCCAGCAAGCGCTGGATCTGATCGGCAAGACCATGATTTCCCCCGGCGACAAGGTCATCATGGAGGCGCCTACGTTTCTGGCCACGATCCAATGTTTCAGGCTGTATGGCGCGCAGGTGATCGGTGCTCCGATCGATGCCCATGGGGTGGATGTCGACAAGCTCGAAGCCTTGATCGAGGAGCACAAGCCCAAGCTGGTGTACTTGATTCCGTCTTTCGGCAACCCGAGCGGTGCCATGCTGAGCCTGGAGCGCCGCAAACGCATTCTCGAAATCGCGGCCCGCACCCAAACCCTGGTGGTGGAAGACGACCCGTATGGCGAATTATTCTTCGACCAAGCGCCGCCGCCCAGCCTGTTGGCCTTGAGTGACTCGGTCCCCGGCAGCCGTGAATGGCTGGCGCACTGCGGCTCGTTCAGCAAAGTGCTGAGCCCGGGGCTACGGGTGGGCTGGTTGATTGCGCCGCCGGCTTTATTGGGCCGTGCCACCATGTGCAAACAATTCAGCGATGCGCACACCAGCAACCTGACCCAGGCCACTGCCGCCCATTACCTGACGCTCAACCGCCTGCCGACCGCGCTGGCTGCGGTGCGCGCCACGTATGCCGAACGCGCCCGTGTGATGGCTGCCCGCCTGCAAGCCGAGTTGGGCGATGCGATTGCTTTCGATGCGCCACAAGGCGGCATGTTTTTCTGGGCGCGGCTGACCGGAGCCAACGGCAAGCCGACCCACGCAGGCGACTTTGCCAAACGGGCGATCGACAAGCTGGTGGCTTTTGTACCCGGGGCCCCGTTTTATGCCCATGACCCGGATATGACGACGCTGCGTTTGAGCTTTGCCACGGCTGATGTGGCCAAGATTGAAGAGGGTATTGCCCGCCTGGGCCAGGCGCTGTAA
- a CDS encoding HDOD domain-containing protein, with amino-acid sequence MADINTFIQAVKLPVMPEVAQALIRTLTDDDADVVTVRDIIAKDPALTTTLLRMANSALFGLSRTVTTLDTAVSVVGMAQIRARALGICMSQVFKLPDGINRLEFWRYSMVSAGYSKFLAHQLRLDEQQAWLTATMLRLGELLVALHTPAVIADLEAKPCEPGERWAREQRLVGHHEGEITGEIARRWDFPDEVVHALTHCAAPLAAAAPSKLCAVVHLGALWADQSKTLAEVQAAIAASPQDVMDFLGLDAQKLIDTAPDPEQFSDISALLH; translated from the coding sequence ATGGCGGACATCAACACTTTTATCCAAGCAGTCAAACTCCCGGTGATGCCTGAGGTCGCGCAAGCGCTGATCCGCACCCTCACCGACGACGATGCCGATGTTGTCACCGTGCGCGACATCATCGCCAAAGACCCTGCACTCACCACTACCCTGCTGCGCATGGCGAACAGTGCGCTGTTCGGCTTGTCCCGCACTGTGACGACCCTTGATACCGCGGTCAGCGTGGTTGGCATGGCGCAGATCCGGGCGCGCGCATTAGGCATTTGCATGTCACAGGTTTTCAAGTTGCCGGATGGCATCAACCGGCTGGAATTCTGGCGCTACAGCATGGTGAGCGCGGGGTACTCCAAATTTTTGGCCCACCAACTCAGGCTGGACGAGCAGCAAGCCTGGTTGACCGCAACCATGTTGCGGCTCGGCGAGCTCCTGGTGGCTTTGCACACCCCAGCGGTGATCGCTGATTTGGAAGCCAAACCTTGCGAGCCCGGTGAGCGTTGGGCCCGCGAACAGCGCTTGGTCGGACACCACGAAGGCGAAATCACCGGCGAGATTGCCCGGCGATGGGATTTCCCAGACGAGGTGGTGCACGCCCTGACCCATTGCGCTGCCCCATTGGCTGCGGCAGCTCCGTCGAAACTCTGTGCCGTGGTGCACTTGGGCGCTTTGTGGGCCGACCAAAGCAAAACGCTGGCAGAGGTGCAGGCGGCCATCGCAGCCTCGCCACAAGACGTCATGGACTTTTTGGGACTGGACGCCCAAAAACTCATCGACACTGCGCCGGACCCCGAGCAGTTCAGCGATATCTCGGCTCTACTGCACTAA
- a CDS encoding alkaline phosphatase D family protein has translation MGSHLFTADRRRLLALAGASAAGLWLPGSARSQWRAAGDPFALGIASGSPRHDGVVLWTRLAADPAQPGGLRDPVAVRWELAHDEGFKRMVQSGTAMALPELGHAVHVELQGLEPDRWYFYRFQVGQASSAVGHTRTFPAPGAVASRLRLGYASCQHWEHGFYSAYRHMRAESLDAVMFLGDYIYEYGGSSKAVRKVPSAATVTMDDYRARYALYKSDPDLQAMHAACPWIFTWDDHEVQNDYAGLNQGTHGPEGVDFAARRAAAYQAYYEHMPLRANTLQKALQGVMQPGSELRLYDRVAFGNLAVLHTLDDRQYRDRQACTKAGAPGSSTVNPAQCASWGDPSRSLLGAVQERWLDQSLKAGGATWSVLAQQTVFGQRDFRPGEGQVLSNDGWDGYAPARSRLTQALQNHRVSNPVFLGGDVHANWVGHVKADYSRPDSAAVGVEFCGTSITSRGGSNDGAAAVLAENPHFVFTDRERRGYGVAEFTPRQLEVSLRAVDDVTRTDSGISALARFVVEQGQPKLHNA, from the coding sequence ATGGGCAGCCACTTATTCACTGCCGATCGCCGTCGCCTGCTGGCCCTCGCAGGCGCGAGTGCCGCCGGCCTTTGGTTGCCAGGCAGCGCCCGGAGCCAATGGCGTGCCGCCGGAGATCCTTTTGCGCTCGGAATTGCCAGCGGGTCGCCCCGGCACGACGGCGTCGTGCTCTGGACCCGGTTGGCAGCGGATCCTGCCCAGCCCGGCGGTTTGCGGGACCCTGTAGCGGTGCGCTGGGAGCTTGCCCATGACGAGGGCTTTAAGCGCATGGTGCAGAGCGGTACCGCGATGGCATTGCCCGAGTTGGGGCATGCGGTGCACGTGGAGCTCCAGGGGCTGGAGCCGGATCGCTGGTACTTTTACCGGTTCCAGGTGGGGCAGGCCAGCAGCGCTGTCGGGCACACCCGCACCTTCCCGGCACCGGGGGCTGTGGCCTCCCGGCTGCGGCTGGGTTACGCCTCGTGCCAGCATTGGGAACATGGCTTTTACAGCGCCTATCGCCATATGCGCGCGGAGTCGCTTGATGCGGTGATGTTTTTGGGCGACTACATCTACGAGTACGGGGGCAGCAGCAAAGCGGTGCGCAAGGTGCCGAGCGCCGCCACAGTGACGATGGACGATTACCGCGCTCGCTATGCCCTGTACAAAAGCGACCCTGACCTGCAAGCCATGCACGCGGCTTGTCCGTGGATATTCACCTGGGATGACCACGAAGTGCAAAACGACTACGCGGGCCTGAACCAAGGCACCCACGGGCCGGAGGGGGTGGACTTCGCGGCCCGCCGTGCCGCCGCCTACCAGGCGTATTACGAGCACATGCCCTTGCGGGCCAATACGCTGCAAAAGGCCCTGCAGGGCGTGATGCAGCCGGGCAGCGAGCTGCGGCTCTATGACCGTGTCGCCTTCGGCAATCTGGCAGTGCTGCACACGCTGGATGACCGCCAGTACCGGGACCGGCAGGCCTGCACCAAGGCGGGCGCTCCGGGCTCCAGCACCGTAAACCCCGCGCAATGCGCCTCTTGGGGTGACCCGTCCCGCAGCCTGCTGGGCGCAGTGCAAGAGCGCTGGCTGGACCAATCGTTAAAAGCAGGTGGTGCGACCTGGAGCGTATTAGCCCAGCAAACCGTGTTCGGGCAGCGCGATTTCCGCCCCGGTGAGGGGCAGGTACTCAGCAACGACGGCTGGGATGGCTATGCGCCTGCCCGCAGCCGGCTCACCCAAGCACTTCAAAACCACCGCGTCAGCAATCCGGTGTTTCTGGGGGGTGATGTGCATGCCAATTGGGTGGGGCACGTCAAGGCGGACTACAGCCGCCCTGACAGTGCAGCGGTGGGCGTCGAATTTTGCGGCACCAGCATCACCTCGCGCGGGGGCAGCAACGACGGAGCTGCCGCGGTGCTCGCCGAGAACCCGCACTTTGTGTTCACCGACCGAGAGCGGCGGGGTTATGGGGTCGCCGAATTCACGCCCCGGCAGCTAGAGGTGAGTTTGCGGGCGGTGGATGATGTGACCCGCACAGACAGTGGCATCAGCGCCCTGGCTCGCTTTGTAGTGGAACAGGGGCAACCCAAGCTTCACAACGCTTAG
- a CDS encoding adenosylcobinamide-GDP ribazoletransferase gives MRSFIRHYLLALQFFSRVPVTGRLADWVGFSPAMLRASAAHFPGVGWLVGSVVALLTWGLLVLLPAGPFAPLVAATLGTALSVVMTGAFHEDGLADVADGLGGSYNRERALEIMKDSRVGAFGAIAVMLALLCKVALLAMLGSLSMGLMVAGVFAAHVVSRTWPLLTIRLLPHVGDSAVSKSKPLAAQISLPALGVAHLWCFMALALVGFSPDAMHLVAETGSPSINLWPLWGLATGFSVLAWAWMHRWFAQRLQGFTGDCLGAAQQVSEIAFYLGLALAWGLWPAGAVP, from the coding sequence ATGCGCAGCTTCATCCGCCACTACCTGCTGGCCCTGCAGTTTTTCAGCCGCGTGCCAGTGACCGGCCGCTTGGCTGACTGGGTGGGCTTCAGCCCGGCCATGCTGCGCGCCAGTGCGGCGCACTTTCCCGGAGTGGGCTGGCTGGTGGGCAGCGTGGTGGCGCTGTTGACCTGGGGCTTGCTGGTGCTGTTGCCGGCCGGCCCGTTTGCCCCCTTAGTGGCTGCCACCTTGGGCACTGCCCTGAGCGTGGTGATGACCGGTGCCTTCCACGAGGACGGCTTGGCTGATGTGGCTGATGGCTTAGGTGGTAGCTACAACCGCGAGCGGGCGCTGGAGATCATGAAAGACTCCCGCGTGGGTGCCTTCGGGGCCATCGCGGTCATGCTGGCACTGCTGTGCAAAGTGGCGCTGCTGGCCATGTTGGGTTCGCTCAGCATGGGCTTGATGGTGGCAGGCGTGTTTGCTGCGCATGTGGTGTCCCGCACCTGGCCGCTGCTCACCATCCGGCTGCTGCCGCATGTGGGGGATAGTGCAGTCTCCAAGTCCAAACCGCTGGCGGCGCAGATCAGTCTGCCCGCCTTGGGGGTGGCCCATTTGTGGTGTTTTATGGCTCTAGCCCTCGTAGGGTTCTCGCCTGATGCTATGCATTTAGTAGCAGAAACTGGGTCACCGTCCATCAACCTGTGGCCTCTCTGGGGCTTGGCGACTGGATTCAGTGTGTTGGCGTGGGCCTGGATGCACCGCTGGTTTGCCCAACGTTTGCAAGGCTTCACCGGCGACTGCCTCGGCGCAGCGCAGCAGGTCAGTGAAATTGCGTTTTACCTGGGTCTTGCGCTGGCTTGGGGGTTGTGGCCCGCGGGTGCCGTGCCATGA
- a CDS encoding YidB family protein, with amino-acid sequence MGLFDSVLSAVAQNGGSGGLQDIMGMVQGNPQLMQLASQLLANDGSLGGLQGLVSKFQEAGLGDVVASWIGSGANQPVSADQLTQVLGGDALSGFAQQLGLNSGDVAGQLSTMLPGLVDKLTPGGTLPNGGLGNAGDLLGSLGALLKG; translated from the coding sequence ATGGGACTATTTGATTCCGTACTGAGCGCCGTGGCGCAAAACGGTGGCTCCGGCGGCCTGCAAGACATCATGGGAATGGTGCAAGGCAACCCGCAGCTGATGCAGTTGGCCAGCCAGTTGCTCGCTAACGATGGCAGCCTTGGCGGTTTGCAGGGTTTGGTCAGCAAATTCCAGGAGGCGGGCCTCGGTGATGTGGTGGCCTCGTGGATTGGCAGCGGTGCCAACCAGCCGGTCTCTGCAGACCAGTTGACCCAAGTGTTGGGTGGCGACGCCCTGTCTGGCTTTGCCCAGCAGTTGGGTTTGAATTCCGGCGATGTGGCAGGCCAGCTCTCCACCATGCTGCCAGGCCTAGTAGACAAGCTCACACCCGGAGGCACTTTGCCAAACGGAGGCCTGGGCAACGCGGGTGATTTGCTGGGCTCTTTGGGCGCACTGCTCAAGGGCTGA
- a CDS encoding response regulator: MSAVRFLVADSSPALHTFARKMIVGYGFEANWIHTAASAETALALANDIAPHFVLTDCFSRKATTGLQLVETLRARLPGLRWALMSMELSSALGSRAATLGAMFQLRKPFTAPEMQTAMGKALETWG, translated from the coding sequence ATGTCCGCCGTACGCTTTTTGGTTGCTGACAGCAGCCCCGCCCTCCATACTTTCGCCAGAAAAATGATCGTGGGTTACGGGTTTGAAGCCAATTGGATCCATACCGCAGCCTCCGCAGAGACCGCATTGGCGCTTGCCAATGACATCGCGCCCCACTTTGTGCTCACCGACTGCTTCAGCCGCAAGGCAACTACCGGCCTTCAACTGGTGGAGACTTTGCGAGCGCGCCTGCCCGGCCTGCGTTGGGCCTTGATGAGTATGGAGCTCAGCAGCGCACTCGGCAGTCGCGCGGCGACGCTTGGTGCGATGTTTCAGCTGCGCAAGCCCTTCACCGCGCCGGAAATGCAAACCGCCATGGGCAAAGCGCTCGAAACCTGGGGTTAG
- the serB gene encoding phosphoserine phosphatase SerB — translation MSSTEPTPGLVVQNLPAKLRLSDYKLIAFDMDSTLINIECIDEIADAVGRKAEVAAITEAAMRGEITDFKDSLRRRLALLQGVTVADLEGVKTQRLRLNPGAAALVAACQKAGLKVLLVSGGFTYFAEHVCALLAIDFMRSNALEIEGGALTGGLIQQSWGEICDGAEKRRTLLEVASLMNIRPEQCIAMGDGANDLPMMGAAGLSVAYHAKPAVRAQAQVAINEGGLDRLLEVLAD, via the coding sequence ATGTCCAGCACCGAACCTACCCCCGGCCTCGTCGTTCAAAACCTGCCTGCCAAACTGCGCTTGAGCGACTACAAGCTCATCGCGTTTGACATGGATTCGACCCTGATCAACATCGAATGCATCGACGAAATCGCCGATGCCGTGGGTCGCAAGGCCGAGGTGGCCGCCATCACCGAAGCGGCCATGCGCGGCGAAATCACCGACTTCAAAGACAGCCTGCGCCGCCGACTGGCCCTGCTGCAAGGCGTGACGGTGGCCGATCTGGAAGGCGTTAAAACCCAGCGCCTCCGCTTGAATCCGGGCGCGGCTGCCTTGGTCGCGGCCTGCCAGAAGGCCGGCTTGAAAGTGCTGCTGGTGAGCGGCGGGTTCACCTACTTTGCGGAACACGTGTGTGCGCTGCTGGCCATCGACTTCATGCGCTCCAACGCGCTGGAAATCGAGGGCGGCGCCTTAACGGGTGGCTTGATCCAGCAAAGCTGGGGCGAAATTTGCGATGGCGCCGAGAAGCGCCGCACGCTGCTCGAGGTGGCGTCCCTGATGAACATTCGCCCTGAGCAATGCATTGCCATGGGCGATGGTGCCAACGACCTGCCAATGATGGGCGCGGCTGGCCTCTCCGTGGCCTACCACGCCAAGCCCGCGGTGCGTGCGCAAGCCCAGGTGGCCATTAACGAGGGTGGGCTGGATCGCCTGCTGGAAGTGTTGGCTGACTGA
- a CDS encoding DsbA family oxidoreductase, with protein MTPATLKIDFVSDVSCPWCAIGLQSLETALQRLDGEVAVQMHFQPFELNPHMAPEGEDITEHLSKKYGSTPEQAAAARENIRVRGEALGFTFNMDKRARIYNTFDAHRLLHWAEDTGLQTALKKALFKAYFTDGKDPSQHAVLVEAAESVGLSGEEARAILAGDDYADLVREQEQFYLSAGIHSVPAVVINDKHLISGGQPPEVFEQALRQIAAG; from the coding sequence ATGACCCCAGCCACCCTCAAAATCGACTTCGTATCCGATGTGTCTTGCCCTTGGTGCGCCATCGGGCTGCAATCCCTGGAAACCGCGCTGCAGCGCCTTGATGGCGAAGTGGCGGTGCAAATGCACTTCCAGCCTTTTGAGCTCAACCCGCACATGGCGCCCGAAGGCGAAGACATCACCGAACACCTGAGCAAAAAGTACGGTTCTACCCCCGAGCAAGCCGCCGCCGCGCGCGAGAACATCCGCGTTCGTGGCGAAGCACTGGGGTTCACCTTCAACATGGACAAGCGCGCCCGCATCTACAACACCTTTGATGCCCACCGCCTGCTGCACTGGGCGGAAGACACCGGCTTGCAAACCGCGCTGAAGAAAGCATTGTTCAAGGCCTATTTCACCGATGGCAAAGACCCGAGTCAGCACGCGGTGCTGGTCGAAGCGGCCGAGTCGGTTGGCCTCTCCGGTGAAGAGGCCCGCGCCATTTTGGCGGGAGACGACTATGCAGACTTGGTGCGCGAGCAGGAGCAGTTTTATCTCAGCGCGGGCATCCACTCGGTGCCGGCCGTGGTCATCAATGACAAGCATTTGATCTCGGGTGGCCAGCCGCCCGAGGTGTTTGAGCAAGCACTTCGGCAGATCGCAGCCGGCTGA
- the nth gene encoding endonuclease III, with protein MKPAQIEQFFSTLQAANPHPQTELEFSSVFELLAAVLLSAQATDVGVNKATRRLFAVANTPQKILDLGLSGLEYHIKTIGLFRSKARHLMEACRMLVEQHGGEVPADRESLEALPGVGRKTANVVLNVAFGQPTMAVDTHLFRLGNRTGLAPGKTPLAVELKLLKRIPARYLVDAHHWLILHGRYVCQARKPLCQSCSVHAYCGYKLKG; from the coding sequence GTGAAACCTGCCCAGATCGAACAATTTTTTTCCACGCTACAAGCTGCCAACCCTCACCCCCAGACTGAACTGGAGTTCAGTTCGGTGTTTGAGTTGTTGGCAGCTGTTCTTTTGTCGGCGCAGGCCACAGATGTGGGGGTGAACAAGGCCACCCGACGGCTTTTTGCCGTGGCCAACACGCCCCAAAAAATATTGGATCTGGGTCTTTCGGGTCTTGAATACCACATCAAAACGATTGGTCTGTTCCGCAGCAAAGCCAGACACCTGATGGAGGCCTGCCGTATGTTGGTCGAACAACATGGCGGCGAGGTGCCTGCAGACCGCGAGTCTTTGGAGGCCCTGCCCGGCGTGGGGCGCAAAACCGCCAATGTGGTACTCAACGTGGCATTCGGGCAACCCACCATGGCGGTTGACACCCATTTGTTCCGGCTCGGCAACCGCACTGGCCTTGCACCGGGCAAAACGCCACTGGCAGTCGAGCTCAAGCTCCTAAAGCGTATTCCGGCCCGCTATTTGGTCGATGCGCACCACTGGCTGATTTTGCACGGCCGCTATGTGTGCCAAGCACGCAAACCTTTATGCCAGTCATGCTCCGTTCATGCATATTGCGGATATAAACTGAAGGGATGA
- a CDS encoding histidine phosphatase family protein: MSLWIVRHAVPLIAPGSCYGQLDIPADAALTESAALAAAQVLPMGARLRYSPLQRCERLMQALCALRPDLALDCQPDARLMEMGFGIHEGTLWADISAQQMAAWTDDFAHHAFGGGETVAGFMVRVADAWDAYRSNTGDHEVWISHAGVARAAQLLSEGKRTITHATEWPVAGPAFGEWVCL; encoded by the coding sequence ATGAGCTTGTGGATCGTGCGACATGCCGTGCCCCTGATTGCGCCAGGTAGCTGCTATGGCCAACTGGACATTCCGGCCGATGCAGCGCTCACCGAGTCTGCGGCCCTTGCAGCGGCCCAAGTGCTGCCCATGGGGGCTCGCCTGCGCTACTCGCCGCTACAAAGATGTGAGCGCCTCATGCAAGCTTTGTGTGCGCTGCGGCCTGATTTGGCACTGGATTGCCAGCCGGATGCGCGGCTCATGGAAATGGGCTTTGGCATCCACGAGGGCACGCTGTGGGCAGATATCTCCGCGCAGCAGATGGCAGCCTGGACCGATGATTTTGCGCACCACGCATTTGGCGGCGGTGAAACGGTGGCCGGGTTTATGGTGCGGGTAGCTGACGCTTGGGACGCTTATCGCAGCAACACCGGTGATCACGAGGTGTGGATCAGCCATGCGGGTGTGGCCCGGGCTGCGCAGTTGCTGAGCGAGGGCAAACGCACGATCACGCACGCCACCGAATGGCCGGTGGCCGGCCCGGCATTCGGCGAGTGGGTCTGTCTTTAA
- the cobT gene encoding nicotinate-nucleotide--dimethylbenzimidazole phosphoribosyltransferase, translating into MNTSPAHAASGSHAQTSEIHNDIAAAWDLALGRTALADIADPALTQALQDTLNNKTKPLGSLGRLEDVALKIGQILGSTAPVLEQPQMVVFAGDHGLTARGISAFPSDVTWQMVENFLAGGAAVSVLSKQNGIALTVVDCGVKHDFLAGLPAGTTRPGLQVRKAQGAEQGTADSSAQPAMTTSQRDQALQHGMALVKELPGNALLLGEMGIGNTSAASMLLARLGGLDIAVCTGAGTGLDALAVQRKTEVLREVLALHAEATAPLDALAAFGGFEIATMVGAVLQAAHERRVMVVDGFIATSAIVVAHALQPQVLQRCVFAHRSGERGHEFMLQHLGVQALLDLGLRLGEGSGAAMAWPLLQSACAVLRDMASFASAGVSEKSDAPMAVG; encoded by the coding sequence ATGAATACATCGCCGGCGCACGCCGCATCGGGCTCGCACGCCCAAACTTCCGAAATTCACAATGACATTGCAGCCGCTTGGGACCTCGCTCTCGGGCGTACTGCCTTGGCCGATATTGCCGATCCGGCATTGACGCAAGCACTGCAAGACACGCTCAACAACAAAACCAAACCGCTAGGCTCGCTCGGGCGCCTGGAAGATGTGGCGCTCAAGATCGGCCAGATTTTGGGCAGCACCGCGCCGGTACTGGAGCAGCCGCAAATGGTGGTGTTTGCGGGTGACCACGGGTTGACCGCCCGGGGCATCTCGGCGTTTCCGAGTGATGTGACCTGGCAGATGGTGGAGAACTTTTTGGCCGGCGGCGCTGCGGTGAGTGTGCTGTCCAAGCAAAACGGGATTGCCTTGACGGTGGTGGACTGCGGCGTGAAACACGACTTTCTGGCCGGCTTGCCCGCGGGTACGACCCGGCCCGGCTTACAGGTGCGCAAGGCGCAGGGTGCCGAGCAGGGCACAGCAGATTCTTCAGCCCAGCCGGCCATGACCACCAGTCAACGCGACCAGGCCTTGCAACATGGCATGGCGCTGGTGAAGGAGTTGCCCGGCAATGCGCTCTTGTTGGGTGAAATGGGTATTGGCAACACGTCCGCCGCGTCCATGTTGCTGGCGCGTTTGGGCGGCTTGGACATTGCCGTGTGCACCGGGGCCGGTACCGGCCTGGACGCCCTAGCAGTGCAGCGCAAGACCGAGGTGTTGCGCGAGGTGCTGGCCTTGCACGCTGAAGCGACCGCGCCACTGGATGCCTTGGCAGCCTTTGGGGGTTTTGAGATTGCGACCATGGTGGGCGCGGTGTTGCAGGCTGCCCACGAGCGACGGGTGATGGTGGTGGACGGCTTTATTGCCACCAGCGCCATTGTGGTGGCGCATGCCTTGCAGCCGCAGGTGTTGCAGCGCTGTGTGTTTGCGCACCGCTCGGGCGAGCGGGGCCATGAATTCATGTTGCAGCACCTGGGCGTGCAGGCTTTGCTCGACCTGGGCTTGCGCTTGGGCGAGGGCTCGGGCGCGGCAATGGCTTGGCCGCTGCTGCAATCCGCGTGTGCGGTTCTGCGCGACATGGCGAGTTTTGCATCAGCCGGCGTGTCTGAGAAGTCAGATGCTCCGATGGCGGTGGGCTGA
- a CDS encoding HDOD domain-containing protein: MTQLAAFFESVKLPSMSEVAHALIQSLNDDDVGIPEIRDLISQDPALSAKLLRLANCAQFGLPRGVSSLDDAITMVGMQKVRTLALGACLSESFPIIEGLDRKEFWRTSMACAGYSQWLAVGLGMDGQEAWLTGMMLRLGELLIVQAEPAVLQEIEKLPHIPGVRWQREARLVGFTEGQITSELARRWNFPPQIVQALAQSADPVTPHGFSRLAGVVHLAGLMAETDHNGPEVIDTLPPEVVTALMLDNDWLHAKFPAQENFINVTSL; encoded by the coding sequence ATGACCCAGCTTGCGGCCTTTTTTGAATCCGTCAAACTACCTTCGATGTCTGAGGTTGCACACGCCCTCATTCAGTCACTCAATGACGACGATGTGGGGATACCGGAGATCCGGGACTTGATCAGCCAGGATCCGGCACTCTCCGCCAAACTTCTGCGACTGGCCAATTGTGCCCAGTTTGGCCTGCCGCGCGGCGTCTCCTCGCTGGACGACGCCATCACCATGGTCGGTATGCAGAAGGTCCGTACTTTAGCGCTGGGCGCCTGCCTGTCAGAGTCGTTTCCGATCATCGAGGGCTTGGACCGCAAAGAATTCTGGCGCACCAGCATGGCCTGCGCGGGGTACTCCCAGTGGCTGGCAGTGGGCCTGGGCATGGACGGCCAGGAAGCTTGGTTGACAGGCATGATGCTGCGTTTGGGCGAGCTGCTCATCGTGCAGGCGGAGCCCGCAGTGTTGCAAGAGATCGAAAAACTCCCGCATATCCCCGGTGTGCGCTGGCAACGCGAGGCCCGCCTGGTGGGCTTTACCGAAGGCCAGATCACCTCGGAGTTGGCACGGCGCTGGAATTTCCCGCCCCAGATTGTTCAGGCGCTGGCCCAGTCTGCCGATCCGGTCACCCCCCATGGGTTCTCGCGACTGGCGGGCGTGGTGCACCTCGCGGGCCTCATGGCCGAGACCGACCACAACGGCCCGGAAGTCATCGACACACTGCCGCCCGAGGTGGTCACTGCCTTGATGCTGGACAATGATTGGCTACACGCCAAATTCCCGGCGCAAGAAAACTTCATCAATGTGACCAGTCTGTGA